A window of the Lolium perenne isolate Kyuss_39 chromosome 7, Kyuss_2.0, whole genome shotgun sequence genome harbors these coding sequences:
- the LOC139834055 gene encoding uncharacterized protein — MTARKLQHYFTEHPITVITEAPLKNILTNPDATGRVSQWAIKLAPHDISYVNRTAIKSQVLPDFFIDWIQSQTPATPDTSGTWIMYFDGLKRNMGAGAGVVLISAQGDKMKYVLRMKFPLPTNNEVEYEALLHGMRMAKACGTTRLEIYGDSNLIVQQSMNMCDAVSDNMIAYREMSRLMEVDKFTKWIEAIPVTNQTAATAIKFFNGITCRFGVPHNIITDNGSNFASDEFHKLCERLGIKLNFASISQPQTNSQVEKINGLIYDGIKKRLTKAAGAWVEELPSILWSLRTTPNRSTQYTPFFLVHGAEAVLPADVRFEAPRVIAYNERTYVQALQDAMDLVDEARDIALARTVVYQ, encoded by the exons ATGACAGCACGAAAGCTGCAACActatttcacggagcacccgatcacCGTCATCACTGAAGCTCCGCTGAAGAACATACTCACCAACCCAGATGCTACGGGTCGAGTATCTCAGTGGGCCATTAAGTTGGCGCCACACGATATCTCCTACGTCAATCGAACAGCCATCAAATCACAAGTCCTCCCAGACTTCTTCATCGACTGGATCCAGTCACAAACGCCGGCCACTCCAGATACATCGGGCACCTGGATCATGTACTTCGATGGCTTGAAGCGAAACATGGGCGCCGGGGCTGGCGTCGTCCTCATATCAGCTCAAGGCGACAAGATGAAGTATGTACTGAGGATGAAATTCCCGCTACCAACAAACAACGAAGTAGAATACGAAGCACTACTGCACGGCATGCGCATGGCAAAAGCATGTGGCACCACACGCCTAGAGATCTACGGGGATTCGAACCTCAtcgtgcagcagtcgatgaataTGTGCGATgcggtcagcgacaacatgattGCCTACCGTGAGATGTCCCGCTTGATGGAAG tcgacaagttcaccaagtggatagaagctatACCAGTCACCAATCAAACGGCTGCAACAGCAATCAAGTTCTTCAACGGCATCACTTGCCGCTTCGGTGTACCGCACAACATCATCACGGACAATGGAAGCAACTTCGCCTCTGATGAGTTCCATAAATTATGTGAAAGACTCGGCATCAAACTCAACTTCGCTTCAATCTCACAGCCTCAAACCAATAGTCAGGTGGAGAAGATAAACGGTCTAATCTACGATGGAATAAAGAAGCGTCTCACAAAGGCAGCTGGTGCGTGGGTCGAGGAGTTGCCATCAATACTTTGGAGCCTACGTACCACCCCAAACAGATCTACGCAGTACACACCTTTTTTCCTAGTACACGGAGCCGAAGCTGTTCTGCCTGCCGATGTTCGATTTGAAGCACCTCGGGTCATCGCGTACAACGAGAGAACATATGTTCAAGCACTCCAAGACGCCATGGATCTAGTGGACGAAGCTCGCGACATCGCCTTGGCCAGAACAGTCGTGTACCAGTAG